The genomic stretch GAATGTCAAGGAAAGAAGGTAGTTTAAGGAATTCTTAGAAGctgaataaataaatattttagaattAAAATATGATGCATATTCATGTCATTCATGCTCACTTCAAGCCACACACACCATAATCTTATCTCTTATAGTTTTGTTGATTAATTTATTGAGTTGACTAAAAGAGGCTTGACTTGTAAGATTATTGGATCAGCAATGATGAAAAAGGATAATACTAATAAAAATACACTCACaaagagaaaaatattaaaatgatgaTTGGATTAAAAAAATGGAGCAAGGAAGCGTCTTAGAAACCAGAAGACAGTGACTTGTGTTAGGTTGCTTTCAATTTTATCACCTTATACGCGTTTTCTAGTATGAATGGGACAAAATCACTTTCAATGGAAGCATGTAATTGGAACTTGTACACATGGGAAATTGATTGCATCATGTCCGACGCAATCGGTACATCGATGACACTTAGGTTTTGATATTGAGCTAAATATGAAAACGATCTGATCATGATGATCAGACGACCATTGATGGGCTGACTACGTGAATGAATGATACTTCATTGACAAGAAATCGATGacatgaagtatgaatatttcgTGATGACTATTTTATCAAGATCAGACACTCCAAAAAAACAGGTAGGTTTTGATACTGAGCTAGGATGAGCTTGAATTCCGAACAATTTGATCTTATTCAAACACCTTCTGATGTGCTGACTACGTGAATGAAGGAAATTCGATGACAGAAAATCCACATTTGCATACATGTACACTGTATATGATATAAACTTATTATCATGATATAGCCACAAATTTTCAATCTTTTGGCCCCACCTTTCTTTATCAGAATGGAAAAAACACATTCCACTTTTGAAATCTATGAATGCATTTCCCTTTTTTCAAGCCGCCTACCTTTTAACATCATTAAATTATTGGTATCATTGAAGAAAAACAACCAAATTTTATTCCGGTGAGTGCGATCGACTACATGTATCATTAAAAAAACTAACAAATTTATCAGAAATTGACATTCTTGACTGTTAACTCAAATGATAATTGTACAAGATGTAAGACATTTGAAAGTAAAATCACATGTTATAACTACCAAAAAGATGATGGCATGCTACAATTACCGTTACAATAtgaacaagtatttacaaagaaaTGTGAATCTAAAAACATCACAAGAAACATAATCATTAATCAGTCTTGTAACCAGTCTAGATCATATTGCATCTCTGCTACTTCAATATGGACATTAGGATTAACCTTCTTAACTTCTTTCCACATCCAAGACACTTCGTCATCACAAACTACATGTTGCAAAGAGTGCAATGACAATGCCGATTTCGGTATATTTGAAATCATCGGACACTCCCTCATGTCGATTTTCTCCAAGCTCACAAGCTTACCGATTGCTTCAGGGAAGCCTGTAAGGTAAATACATTGGGAAACGTCGATATACTTCAATCTTGTCATTTCACAGATGCTAGGAGGAAGTGTTCTTAAAACCGGACACTCGTATAACCGGAGAATCTCAAGAGATTTTAGTGAGCCTAATTTGATAGGTAGCTGTGTCAAGCTATGACAGTTAGTGAGACTCAAGTTTCGTAGTGAGTGTATTCGACAAATACTTGGAGGAATCTCGGTTAAATCGTCGCAGCGATCAAGCGTGAGCTCAGAGATGTTGGGGAAGATGTCGGCTAGCTTTGACTCTTTCGTCTCAAGACTGTTGTTAATCTTACAGAGGACGATAAACAATTTGCTCAAGCTTTCCATGACTATGCCTGATAACTTTGGGATGGAAACTTTTTCAAGCCAAAGGCTCCTCAAGGTGGTTAAATTCTTGAAAACCGAAACATTGCGAAGACGGGCGTATGTAGTGCTGTGGTTTATTACTATTAATGCTTTTAAATTTGGCATTCTCTTAATGAAGGGAGGTAAGAAATATTCACTAGATGTGAAATTAATAATCAGCACTTCAACTTTAGGAAATTCCAAATTGCACCAGTCGTTTTCTCTCATTTCAGCTGCAATGTGAAGTTCGTCACACAGATTAATCACAGAACATGAATCATGAATGAAAATTACAATATAAAGAAAGTACTTTGTATATATACCTGTGTTAATTGAAACAATTTGAGCGTCGAATGATTGGTCAGCATATCTCAACCATTCTTTAGGAAGTTGTCCGTTATCTTCTCGTTTTGACATTACTAACCTCCGGCGTTGATTAACGCTCCCACGGTTGCTCAAATTAAGGGCAAGATCTCTCAGAATATCATGTTGAGTCACAGAAATTTCAAAGCAACTGCTATACAGACCACCAGCACTGAAAAGTCAAAATGTAAAACAGGTTTTAGTATAATATGCTATTTCTATTTGGCAAGAGATTATATATCAATTCGTAAAACACTACGCATTTTTTAAAGTCGCATACCGTGCTTCTTTCACTAAGGTGAGGAGATTCTTGTTTGAAAGCTCAACCACAATAGCATATGCTTCTGTTTCATGAATATCATGAATTTCAACCCACATATTGATTAGAACTTCTAGCGGAATCTTTTTATCCTCGGGAAATGAACACAGGTCCAAGAAGCACTCTTTGATCTTTTCTGGTAAGTAATTAGTACTAATTGCCATTCTATCCATCAGATCAAGTTCATAGGATTCACCGATGCTTAAGCCTTGAGAAAGCCTTGTTTTAACGCTTAACCAATACAATTCATTCTGATCTCGTAACGAAGCTCCGATCACTTTAAGAGCTAATGGAAGCTTTCCACACTCAGCCACAACCTGTACATAACATAACAATTTACTTTTGGTAAACGGTTCAATCCATGTACAAGGACAAAATTCACAACATCAAAGATGAAACCATTACCTGTTTGACTAAGTTGTGATTAGCTGAAAAAGGGATTGATTTCTGTCCGAAAGTGTGGTGACAGAATAAAGACAGTGCATCGTCTTCGCTCAGCTTTTCCACCTGATAGACTGTGTCAACCAATCTAAACCTTGAAACCACAATGTATTTGACCCGAGGTATTCTAAACACAAGCTGCTCCAACACAGGTTTCGACCACACATCATCAAGAACAATTAGGATTGGAGCCTGGCTCCCACCACATTCAAATTGGGGATTCCACTGAGGAACAACATAATTGCTACTCAAGTTTCCATTTCCCATGACGTATCCCCAAATCTTCGCCCTCAGCTGCTCCACATTAGGCGATTGCGAGACAGTTAGAAACAAGATTCTTTCTTTAAAATGACCTGCAAAAGGAAAATGTTGAAAAGTTCAAACCATttgaaattcataaaaatatataaatgttaatGTATGCCCTCATTTATAGTTCAAGCAGCCCTCTCTAGTTAAATTGTCGGAATTTGGATTAACCTAATCCAAGGACTAACAATTTAACGATCAGAAGAGAACTGCATAACTTTTTGCCTATTCATGTTTCAAtccaaccatcatcatcatcatatatgaAAACCAAGACATTGAAAACCACTAATCCAAGGGATTCAATCCCCTGTCCAATTGTTAGCACCTAACTGGTTTCGAACCTGAGACCtagagaggagcacactctcaagaacCAAGTTTTCACCGATAGGCCATGGGATTGTTATTATTACTATCAACAACTATGAAACTAAAAATAGCATAACTTAATAAACATCACTCTACATAGTAAAATCTATATTATCAAATGTAATAATTGTGTTGAAAGATTATGAACAATAAATTTAGATTGAATCTTACATCGAACTTGTTCATCTTTGCAAACCTCTCTAGCAAGAGTAG from Vicia villosa cultivar HV-30 ecotype Madison, WI linkage group LG4, Vvil1.0, whole genome shotgun sequence encodes the following:
- the LOC131596534 gene encoding probable disease resistance protein At4g33300 gives rise to the protein MGITDIISSDICTDLWKMLTTVSRKTLNSRASAEQLLTFIRDILPTIEEIKYSGDELPPPRQSQLDRVSEILRSGVELSHQVLATSRWNVYRNFQLAKKMESLEESVTNFLQVSSQAYMLADVHRLRSDMDERFHRIDASQRRIERFFESMKIGVGGGGWVEEAVRTTEEDEGSFGNFNFSIGLEFGKKKVMDMVVERKDLCVVGICGMGGSGKTTLAREVCKDEQVRCHFKERILFLTVSQSPNVEQLRAKIWGYVMGNGNLSSNYVVPQWNPQFECGGSQAPILIVLDDVWSKPVLEQLVFRIPRVKYIVVSRFRLVDTVYQVEKLSEDDALSLFCHHTFGQKSIPFSANHNLVKQVVAECGKLPLALKVIGASLRDQNELYWLSVKTRLSQGLSIGESYELDLMDRMAISTNYLPEKIKECFLDLCSFPEDKKIPLEVLINMWVEIHDIHETEAYAIVVELSNKNLLTLVKEARAGGLYSSCFEISVTQHDILRDLALNLSNRGSVNQRRRLVMSKREDNGQLPKEWLRYADQSFDAQIVSINTAEMRENDWCNLEFPKVEVLIINFTSSEYFLPPFIKRMPNLKALIVINHSTTYARLRNVSVFKNLTTLRSLWLEKVSIPKLSGIVMESLSKLFIVLCKINNSLETKESKLADIFPNISELTLDRCDDLTEIPPSICRIHSLRNLSLTNCHSLTQLPIKLGSLKSLEILRLYECPVLRTLPPSICEMTRLKYIDVSQCIYLTGFPEAIGKLVSLEKIDMRECPMISNIPKSALSLHSLQHVVCDDEVSWMWKEVKKVNPNVHIEVAEMQYDLDWLQD